One window of Saccharopolyspora phatthalungensis genomic DNA carries:
- a CDS encoding helix-turn-helix domain-containing protein → MTEAAEILGYNRSHVHQLINEGKLPAGYAGNTVVLAEDTVRRYAVGERFSFPTLLVVHVYDNDADGWTEASRTAVAPDYEMPETFRLEDIAGVEDRSYRVELLDNQGKTLGIKTVEPVN, encoded by the coding sequence GTGACCGAGGCGGCCGAGATCCTTGGGTACAACCGGTCGCACGTGCACCAGTTGATCAACGAGGGCAAGCTGCCTGCCGGGTACGCGGGCAACACTGTAGTCCTGGCTGAGGACACCGTGCGCCGCTACGCGGTGGGTGAGCGGTTCAGCTTCCCGACCCTGCTGGTCGTCCACGTCTACGACAACGACGCGGACGGCTGGACCGAGGCCAGCCGGACGGCCGTCGCGCCCGACTACGAGATGCCGGAGACGTTCCGCCTGGAGGACATCGCCGGAGTGGAGGATCGGTCGTACCGCGTCGAGCTGCTGGACAACCAGGGCAAGACGCTCGGGATCAAGACCGTGGAGCCGGTGAACTGA
- a CDS encoding lambda-exonuclease family protein — MAKRGLVDVPVVLPASASRDDWEFARTFGLGGSDVAAACGLNPWKTPFQLWLEKTRRINPEFDDATTERMYWGNVLEPVLLREWDERHTEYILTGGEGIYSDREHEWMLANVDGLAWHPSGELAGIVEAKTGGHRAAEDWADDKVPIHYVCQAQWYMRLLDAPRTFMVALLDTNTYLEREIERDEDLITDLADAATEFWGYVQRDEPPPSDGSEATRKALSRWPSVPDETAELDPLWHKHIGRRHELSEQIKALEAERTIIDNELRAAMGEAEVAEIDGQKVASHKAPAKPSRSVDYEAFIAEQPDLYAQYVTERPAGRRLTYTSTTARRDQL; from the coding sequence GTGGCTAAGCGCGGACTCGTGGACGTCCCGGTCGTGCTACCGGCCAGCGCATCCCGCGATGATTGGGAGTTCGCCCGCACCTTCGGACTCGGCGGTTCGGACGTTGCCGCCGCATGTGGCCTGAACCCGTGGAAGACACCGTTCCAGCTCTGGCTGGAGAAGACCCGGCGGATCAATCCGGAGTTCGACGATGCAACCACCGAGCGCATGTACTGGGGCAACGTGCTGGAACCCGTGCTGCTGCGGGAATGGGACGAGCGGCACACCGAGTACATCCTGACCGGCGGCGAAGGGATCTACTCCGACCGCGAGCACGAATGGATGCTCGCCAACGTCGACGGACTGGCCTGGCATCCCTCCGGCGAGCTAGCCGGGATCGTCGAAGCCAAGACCGGCGGGCACCGTGCGGCCGAGGACTGGGCCGACGACAAGGTTCCCATCCACTACGTATGCCAGGCCCAGTGGTACATGCGCCTGCTCGACGCACCCCGGACGTTCATGGTGGCACTGCTCGACACCAACACCTACCTGGAACGCGAGATCGAGCGCGACGAGGACCTGATCACCGACCTCGCCGACGCCGCCACCGAGTTCTGGGGCTACGTCCAACGCGACGAGCCCCCGCCGTCAGACGGTTCCGAAGCCACTCGCAAGGCGCTGTCGCGCTGGCCCTCGGTGCCGGACGAGACTGCCGAGCTGGACCCGCTGTGGCACAAGCACATCGGCCGCCGCCACGAGCTGAGCGAGCAGATCAAGGCCCTGGAGGCCGAGCGCACGATCATCGACAACGAGCTGCGCGCCGCGATGGGCGAAGCCGAGGTCGCCGAGATCGACGGGCAGAAGGTCGCCAGCCACAAGGCCCCCGCCAAGCCCTCGCGGTCGGTGGACTACGAGGCGTTCATCGCCGAGCAGCCCGATCTCTACGCCCAGTACGTCACCGAGCGACCGGCGGGCCGCCGACTCACCTACACCAGCACGACAGCCAGGAGGGATCAGCTGTAA
- a CDS encoding DUF932 domain-containing protein, which yields MAHELEKLADGSYAFAAAREPGWHRLGTVAPGPMTAQEVLDLARLSGWNIRKSLGLTAVVPSGRCLECNRAVGAKHTVKCPVLQDPDRTGDKEVFEEDTAQLLEVPGWYSTYRTVPISGELQPLGIVSGVYPVIQPEQFAEFMQAIVDTSGAVFDTGGSLRDGRDIFLTMQLPESIKIGGTDDIGLYLAGFNNYSGQGKLKVVTTPVRVVCANTERAALRNFRSEYTYWHSSGLEGKLQKAREALKINFDWTEVFKAEAESMINTKMNNDQFGELIKAVWPDKFEKPLDDWKRPEQEHWEILSGLFKSADTQENIRGTVWAGYNSITEYLDWFVPVVGVDTPEAREIARADRSFAGQYNDLKHKAFSRALDIVAAK from the coding sequence ATGGCCCATGAGCTGGAAAAACTTGCCGATGGCAGCTATGCCTTTGCCGCTGCCCGTGAGCCCGGTTGGCACCGGTTGGGCACCGTTGCCCCCGGCCCTATGACTGCCCAGGAAGTGCTGGACCTGGCACGTCTGTCCGGGTGGAACATCCGGAAATCGCTGGGCCTAACCGCTGTGGTTCCATCCGGTCGGTGCCTGGAGTGCAACCGTGCCGTTGGTGCCAAACACACTGTGAAGTGCCCCGTGCTTCAGGACCCGGACCGCACTGGAGACAAGGAAGTCTTCGAAGAGGACACCGCCCAGCTCCTAGAGGTTCCGGGGTGGTACAGCACTTACCGCACCGTGCCTATCAGTGGTGAGCTTCAGCCGTTGGGCATCGTGTCGGGTGTCTACCCGGTCATTCAGCCGGAGCAGTTCGCAGAGTTCATGCAGGCCATTGTGGACACTTCGGGGGCCGTGTTCGACACCGGAGGATCGCTCCGTGATGGTAGGGACATCTTCCTGACCATGCAGCTGCCGGAGTCGATCAAGATAGGTGGCACCGATGACATCGGCCTCTACTTGGCCGGTTTCAACAACTACAGTGGTCAGGGCAAGCTCAAGGTGGTGACCACCCCTGTCCGGGTGGTATGTGCCAACACTGAGAGAGCCGCACTCCGGAACTTCCGCAGTGAGTACACCTACTGGCACAGTTCGGGTCTGGAAGGCAAGCTCCAGAAGGCCCGAGAGGCACTAAAGATCAACTTCGACTGGACCGAGGTGTTCAAGGCCGAAGCTGAATCCATGATCAACACCAAGATGAACAATGATCAGTTCGGTGAGTTGATCAAGGCCGTCTGGCCGGACAAGTTCGAAAAGCCTCTCGATGACTGGAAGAGGCCCGAGCAGGAACACTGGGAGATCCTGTCCGGACTGTTCAAGTCCGCCGACACCCAGGAAAACATCCGGGGCACCGTGTGGGCCGGTTACAACTCGATCACTGAGTACCTGGATTGGTTCGTGCCCGTGGTGGGTGTCGACACCCCGGAAGCCAGGGAGATCGCTCGGGCCGACCGGAGCTTTGCCGGTCAATACAATGACCTGAAGCACAAAGCTTTCTCCCGTGCACTCGACATCGTGGCCGCCAAGTGA
- a CDS encoding DUF2303 family protein encodes MTDAVSQATAQIVADMQRRADAGSPPAPYDLDPESSVVVRTLREDERLDVTNLEELLDRPRRPRGTALLTDPSDFATYVRRLSTTATTVWADDDDRTVTATFNDHLDGEQAGWRDHRAFLRVQRDEDWSAWLERNSTLMDQEVFAEHLEDRAHTVTNPDAATMLEVALTFQARRNASFSRGTRLDSGDVQLSWQEETTAKAGASGKLEVPEEFTITVAPFLGLTAVPVTARLRWRIRDGQLFIGYRLHRPDLVERTAFGEIRSMLANELEAPVLLGHAPSAFGRY; translated from the coding sequence ATGACCGATGCCGTCAGCCAGGCGACCGCTCAGATCGTCGCCGACATGCAGCGCCGCGCCGACGCCGGTTCCCCGCCCGCACCCTACGATCTTGATCCTGAGTCCTCGGTGGTCGTGCGCACCTTGCGCGAAGACGAGCGCCTGGACGTCACCAACCTCGAAGAACTGCTCGACCGGCCACGCCGTCCGCGTGGCACCGCCTTGCTGACCGATCCCTCGGACTTCGCCACCTACGTCCGCCGGCTGTCCACCACCGCAACGACGGTGTGGGCCGACGATGACGATCGCACTGTCACCGCGACGTTCAACGACCATCTCGACGGCGAGCAGGCCGGATGGCGCGATCACCGCGCCTTCCTGCGGGTACAGCGCGACGAGGACTGGTCGGCCTGGCTGGAGCGCAATAGCACGCTGATGGACCAGGAAGTCTTCGCCGAGCACCTGGAGGACCGCGCGCACACGGTGACCAACCCGGACGCCGCGACGATGCTGGAGGTCGCTCTGACCTTCCAGGCCCGGCGCAACGCCTCGTTCAGCCGGGGCACCCGCTTGGACTCCGGAGACGTACAGCTCTCCTGGCAGGAGGAGACCACGGCCAAGGCCGGAGCCTCCGGCAAGCTCGAAGTGCCCGAAGAGTTCACGATCACCGTCGCCCCGTTCCTCGGCCTCACGGCCGTACCGGTCACCGCCCGACTGCGCTGGCGTATCCGGGACGGCCAACTCTTCATCGGCTACCGGCTGCACCGCCCGGATCTGGTGGAGCGCACCGCGTTCGGCGAAATCCGTTCGATGCTCGCCAATGAGCTGGAGGCCCCGGTCCTGCTCGGCCACGCACCAAGCGCTTTCGGGCGCTACTGA
- a CDS encoding phage terminase small subunit P27 family — translation MGARGAKPKPTALKVLHGDRSDRINHEEPLPPEGEVTPPEELSDDARAVWNRLAPSLIAVGVLTPWDTDAFVIVCESLARYKQATKLVNGSALLVQGPTGFVKNPALTVQREAETTFAQYGARFGLTPSDRTQLKVDVASGRSGAGAERLLS, via the coding sequence ATGGGTGCACGCGGGGCCAAGCCGAAGCCGACAGCCCTGAAGGTGCTGCACGGCGACCGCTCCGACCGGATCAACCACGAGGAGCCGCTTCCGCCGGAGGGCGAGGTCACGCCGCCGGAGGAGCTGTCCGACGACGCCCGCGCGGTGTGGAACCGGCTGGCGCCCAGCCTGATCGCGGTCGGCGTGCTCACCCCGTGGGACACCGACGCCTTCGTGATCGTCTGCGAGTCGCTGGCGCGGTATAAGCAGGCGACCAAGCTGGTCAACGGCTCCGCGCTGCTGGTGCAGGGGCCGACCGGCTTTGTGAAGAACCCCGCACTGACGGTGCAGCGCGAGGCCGAGACGACGTTCGCGCAGTACGGCGCTCGGTTCGGGCTCACCCCGTCCGACCGCACGCAGCTCAAGGTGGACGTGGCCTCGGGTCGTTCGGGGGCGGGTGCGGAGCGTCTTCTGTCATGA